ccaatttttgatcagTTTCTGGAACTCCTTGAAATGTAAACGTGatgaaaaatatggaatgaatTGAGAAAATCTCTAACGAGTGTCAGATTCTATTGCTGTAAGATGATTGTCAGTCCATAACGACCAAAAAGTTCTCTGGAAATGGAATGAGGCTGACTCATTTTGCAGATTTGggtttaaaatgtcaaaaaacgaCTATTTTGGATTTTCGCAGTAGCATaggaaaaatttgcaattttcagaatGACTCAAATTCTCCTTACACTGAAAGTATGCTTCCTTAAGGTACTCAGTTGCATTATGGATCGCGCCCTTTGGATGGTTTTTTGGGCTAACTTAGCTCTAACATAATTACACAAGTGCCAAGTGAagagctcaaaaaattcatcaagtcgAATTTTAATGTCCATGgaccctcccccccccttcTAGTAAAAATAAACGGTcttagaattattcaaaagtggccttgtgacctatcaaaataagttaaaattacgcgagaaattcaaatatttcagcgGTTATTgttcttgagaaatttttgaaagattatgatttttgaaatttttgaaagtgtgtGCGACTTTGACGAATAGGCTGAGATTTCTCGAGAAATTCTAATACGTAAATacgattttaacaaaaaaatttttgagcgtttttgaagaattttgagctcaaaaattgagtattgAATTTTCGgggtttttcgaaaaagtgcaatgcaacctatcaaaataggttaaaatttttggggaaaaagtcagaaatttCTATCCaaactttttccagcttttttgatgaattatgaGCCGAAAATGGgttccaatttttggaattttttgaaaaagttgtcatgcGAGTTTGaaagatggattaaaatttaGCAAGAGATTCAaataaatgttttgaaaaaaatttttttgaacatttttgaagaattttgagcctgaaATTGGTGATtggttttcgaagttttttgaaaaagtgctgggttaaaatttcgggggtgaatcaaaaatttctatccaAACTTCGTTTTAGCTATTTGAAGAAATGTGAGTTCAAAATTGGGTTATGTTTTTTggcatttcttgaaaatatgtagTGTTATTGGACCTTGataaatgggttaaaatttcatgatgaaTTTCATAATATATTTCGACAAAactattttttgaccatttttgaagaattttgtgttcaaaagtaggttttggtttttttgaatttttcaaaaaaatgtcaggtaAATTATCAAGATGGGTTAAAATTTAAGgaacgattcaaaaatttctgcacgaactttttttggctttttgaagaaatatgggTCCAAAATTGAGGCTTGATTTTCGGAGTTTTTTGAAGAAGGTGCtgggtgaaaatttcgagtgtgattctgttcaaaattgggtcatgttttttgagatttcttgaaaatagtGTCATTGGAACTTGGACCTTGAtagatggattaaaatttcatgatgaatttattaaatttcaacaaaactattttttgaccatttttgatgaattttgtgctcaaaagTAGGTGttgattttcggaatttttcaataaaatgccaggcaaattatcaaaataggttaaaattttggaaacaattcaaaaatttctgtacaaattctttttggctttttgaagaaataggagcccaaaattgggtcatgattttcgggattttttgaaaaagtgtccaGCAAACTacctaaaattggtaaaaatttttgggataaatcaaaaatttccatgcaAACTTTTTCccattgtttgaaaaattatgagcccaaaattaagtcatttttttgcgattttttgaaaaaagtttcatggggccttcaaatcatttttgatgaattttaagcTCCAAATTTGgtcaagatttttggaattttttgaaaaagtgggtAACCTATCAAAAATAAGAGTAagtatgtaaatttttggagcaaattgaaaatttttaccaaaactttctttatatttttgaagaatttggagcccaaaatttgctcatgatttttgagacattttgaaattcaacaaaaatattcttTGAGCACTTCtgaataattgaattttcagcctgaaattgggtcatgattttgaTGGTTATTCGGAAGTGCGATACGGcttatcaaaataggtaaactttttgaagatttttaaactcaaaattggctcatgacttttgagatttttgaaaaaggtgtcatgtgaATTTATCAAAgtgaaaatgggttgaaatttggccagaaaatcacagatttcgctattaaaacattttttgatcgttttttaaaacttttaattaGGAATTGGGTCATGACTTTTGAGAGTTTTGAGGAAATGCAActcatcaaaatggattaaaactccgcgaataatttaaatattttaatttttaatgagattttttttagcagttttgaaGATGTTGACCTCAAAGTTTGgtcataatttttatgatttttgaacgtGTCATGCACTTATCTAAATTTAACAGTCttaaattttgcgagaaattccattttaaaaattgattttttttagcgtttttgaggaattttgacttttgaatttttttttaaaagtgtcaTGCAGTCTATGAAAATGGATTACCTTAAGTTTCTGGGGAAATtcagaaacttttttcaaaatttttttggtcgtttttaaaaaattgcaattttaaatttggttgattttagaaaagatttttggaaactatAGAAGAGAAGATTTTGAACCCTATCAGAGTTggtaggttgaaattttacctcatttttcCAAACTACTTACTTGGAAAATTGACTTCATTTTGTgctaacaatttttcaaaaacgttcaaaaaaagtttcaatagaaattttgattttttgtcgcAATTTGTGGTTCATTTTAATGAGTTgcatggcaatttttttcaaaaattctaaaaatcatgaatttaCTTGGACCTTTAGatgtcaaaataattatttgaatttgtcacacaatttcagctgattttcataGGGCATAcctacctttttcaaaaatcctataAATCATGACCCAACATTCGGgctcagaattcttcaaaagcccatttattttttctatgtaGGAAAGAGGAGGGGGTTACTGCGACTTCGAAATGCAACGACTCCTTCATCGTGCAAGGTATTTTTGGCGAGGTTTCGTTGAACCCTTTCATGCTaggaatattaattttttgggctGCCTACTTGATCATTCCTGTTTAACGATTTTTTATGCcaagtttgccaaaaaaaacactcttgaaGAACACTAGTGCCCTATTATGCAACTGGCCAGCTGAAGTGAAAATATTTGCCACTTGAACTGTAGAGTAAGAGCTTTCTCATTCCATTTTCGCGATTTCTGAGTGATATTGAACTGATGGAAGTTGTTCCTTAGAGAATTACTTTACTTTTGGAACTAGTTCAGTGTTTCCTACTTTGTTGGAATTAAGAGTATCCCAAAACTGTTGTGGGTTAGTTCCTGATTTGCTCGCgtattaggtacttataatgATAGAGTATTTTCATATCACACCTtccattattttaatgaattactAAAGAAAAAGTCTGTACCTTTTTCCTGTTTCGACTTTTTTATGACTGAGTCCAGCGAACAGCTAAGAAATTACGAGTACGATATGTTTTTCTTCTAGAAAATTTGTTCGTAAGTAGGTAACTATGTCgtcgcgaaaaaaaatcgacaggAGAAGGAGAAAGGGAAACTCCAGCCATCGGCAACAGATATTAAAATAATACGAATAAATTGCTTTATTTCTGTGTCATATGTCATATCATTCGCGAAGCACTTGAAAAACGTGTAGCTTTTTTTCGCATCGCCGTTTtcatcaagtacctaccttgCAGTGtgtttttgcatttgaaaaGTACACTTATGAATAATTAAAATGTTCGTTAGTTTTATGATTACTTTTTTATAATATCCTAAGGCTATACGACCTGACGTCTAACGTAATATGAAAGATGTAATTTTCTCCCAGGATTATCAATGAAcgacacgtttttttttcctcgaccGAGGTTTTCATTTCTACAGCAATGACAAGACTGACAGTTTTACattcattttaatgaaagagaacatgaaaaaatgaataaaagagaTGAGAGTTGAAACATGTACGTGGTATGTGAGCTCTCGATGTAGAGGTAgcctatttttttgattttttttttcttaccaggCAAATGCGTGTACCTATATCTAAATGTATAgattattaattttgtttttatgtgtacttttgttttaaatatgaaaattgcgTGTGGAAATTTGTTGtgtatttattcatttgtgAAAGCCACATGGTGATAAGTTGAGACTATAGGGTGGATGTGACCATAATTCCCGTTGAACACTGGCAGAGTGAGGTTGGAACGGATGTGAATTCATCtaccaaaaatccaattttggagctttttaaGGATTGTAACAAGAGCCATCATCTCTTTATCATAAAGCATAAAAGCTGTCTGGTAGACTTTGTACCCTAAAGAGACAAACATGATGATACGTTTCTCATCATTTTCCATGTGGAATAGGACAACATTCATGGCATCCTCAGAGACCTGGGTGTCAGGGTATAAATTGCCTTCCTGAGGAGGTTGGGACAGTTTGAAGTCTTTACAATATTCTTGTAAGTGTCCTGTTGAAGTAGAGTCCACTTAACTGGGTCCTCTTCCTTTGTGAGTTTGTAAATGGGGTTTACAATCTGCATGTAATTCTCAATGAGCTTACTATACAAAATCATGTTACCAAGTAGAGCGAGAACTTGCTCCTTGGTGTTGAGCTAGAGAATGCCCTTCTTGGCGTAGTGTAGTCTTCTTCATGAAATGCGCAGAAATCATGTGTGAGCATAACTTACTTTTTGATTATGTCCAAGTGCCTTACATTTGATAGCAGCTTCATCTGTTTTTGGCAGGGCTTTGTACCCAAATGTTTTCTCTATGGGTATCAAGTACagtgatccaaaattttttggattcaggTTCACATTTGGGTTCAGGTTCaggtttgggtttgggtttgggtttgggtttgggtttgggtttggaTTCTGGTTCTGGTTCCAGTTcgggtttgggtttgggtttgggtttgggttcgGGTTTgggttcgggttcgggttcgggttcgggttcgggttcgggttcgggttcgggttcgggttcgggttcgggttcgggttcgggttcgggtttgggtttgggtttgggtttgggcTCGGGTTTGGATTCTGGTTCTGGTTCtagtttgggtttgggtttgggtttgggtttgggttggggtttgggtttgggtttgggtttgggtttgggtttgggtttgggttttgGTTCGGATTTGAGTTttggtttgggtttgggtttgggtttgggtttgggtttgggtttgggttctAGTTGTGGTTTGGGTTTGGATTCCAGTTCTGGTTCTGGTTCTGGTTCTAGTTCGGGTTTTAGTTCGGGTTCGGGTTCCGGTTCCGGTTCCGGTTCCGGTTCCAGTTTGGGTTCCAGTTTgggttcaggttcaggttcaggttcaggttcaggttcaggtACAGGTTCAGGTACAGGTATGGGTATGGCCACGGGTAAAGTCCTGTGCCGCTGTCGCCACCTACCAATgtttcaagtatttttcaaactgctgccgtcgtttcaaaaattacttcagccACTGCCACTGCCACTGCCGCTAAGTAGTCTGCACAGCTGAGCCAGCTCAACTCACTCAACAAATGGCAAATTTCAGGGtgatttttcgcatattttggtttttttcaagtAGTAAAAGTGACAAAACTTTTTGTTGTTGCCACACAATACTGAAATGCCCTCTCATCTCACCTCAAAaacaa
The sequence above is a segment of the Planococcus citri chromosome 3, ihPlaCitr1.1, whole genome shotgun sequence genome. Coding sequences within it:
- the LOC135840639 gene encoding protein TsetseEP-like, whose product is MYQQQVTVTSLIQLTHLMVLFSTLVIVTASNDIYNASSSQRHRTLPVAIPIPVPEPVPEPEPEPEPEPEPKLEPKLEPEPEPEPEPEPELKPELEPEPEPELESKPKPQLEPKPKPKPKPKPKPKPKLKSEPKPKPKPKPKPKPKPKPQPKPKPKPKPKLEPEPESKPEPKPKPKPKPEPEPEPEPEPEPEPEPEPEPEPEPEPEPKPEPKPKPKPKPELEPEPESKPKPKPKPKPKPKPEPEPKCEPESKKFWITVLDTHRENIWVQSPAKNR